In Ipomoea triloba cultivar NCNSP0323 chromosome 15, ASM357664v1, one genomic interval encodes:
- the LOC116007561 gene encoding two-component response regulator ORR22-like isoform X3, protein MPDMDGFKLLELVGLEMDLPVIMLSAYSDTNLVMKGITHGACDYLLKPVRIEELKNIWQHVLRRKKFDCKEQKISNKPDGESGELGRGFRGMGETDRNGKLTRKRKDQSDDEDEELDENGGRNEDPSAQKKPRVVWSVELHQKFVAAVNHLGIDKAMPKRILELMNVEKLTRENVASHLQKYRIYLKRLNSVASQHANMVSVLGSADPSYLRMGSLNNIGNIPFITGCTQFSDAPLRSISSGSVLTRLNTPSGIGMCGFAPSSMIQLANAPNSSSSITSEINFRQSIQPGNQDMDILEGMPMPLGTDQVNNNLGVTHLYPFSNGVPERKIDVDGRRNLTIGVSDNSIILRSQGQCVQRKDFLDNQFPVIASPVSSASSPFLNTTRCNDNWPTASQSSLLEANSFGTSVYSHHAMPRDLGNNGSTLEVPMSSNLHNPLNSACPQVPDTRTEMQCLTTIIDNVSGVKMNFSPRQDWHDFEPDSAHVPSLVCSSAHTFLPPDGGQRQQQHHEFENAAVDVKQEYLEEQKKLAGNNAYGQMG, encoded by the exons ATGCCAGATATGGATGGTTTCAAGCTGCTAGAGCTTGTAGGGCTGGAGATGGATTTACCTGTCATAA TGCTATCAGCATATAGTGATACCAACCTTGTGATGAAGGGTATCACCCACGGAGCTTGTGATTATTTGCTGAAGCCTGTCCGCATTGAAGAGCTAAAGAACATATGGCAACATGTATTAAGGAGAAAGAAGTTTGACTGCAAGGAGCAGAAAATTTCTAACAAACCTGATGGTGAGTCTGGTGAACTAGGCAGAGGGTTCAGAGGGATGGGAGAAACTGATCGGAATGGTAAGCTTACCAGGAAAAGGAAGGACCAGAGTGATGACGAAGATGAGGAGCTGGATGAAAACGGTGGGCGAAATGAGGACCCATCAGCTCAGAAAAAACCTCGTGTTGTTTGGTCAGTAGAATTGCACCAAAAATTTGTTGCTGCAGTTAATCACCTGGGAATTGATA AGGCTATGCCTAAAAGAATTTTAGAGTTGATGAATGTGGAGAAGCTGACCCGAGAAAATGTGGCAAGTCATCTCCAG AAATACAGAATTTACCTCAAAAGACTTAATTCTGTTGCATCGCAGCATGCCAACATGGTTTCAGTTTTGGGAAGTGCAGATCCTAGCTACTTAAGAATGGGTTCTCTGAATAATATTGGAAATATCCCTTTTATAACTGGCTGTACTCAATTTTCAGATGCCCCGCTCAGATCCATCTCATCTGGTTCAGTGCTTACTAGACTGAACACTCCTTCTGGAATTGGGATGTGTGGGTTTGCCCCTTCTAGCATGATTCAGCTGGCTAATGCACCTAATTCTAGCAGTTCAATCACTAGCGAAATTAACTTTCGGCAGTCCATACAGCCTGGAAACCAAGATATGGATATTCTTGAAGGGATGCCAATGCCATTAGGAACTGATCAAGTGAACAATAATCTGGGAGTTACTCATCTTTATCCTTTTTCTAATGGTGTGCCAGAAAGAAAAATAGATGTTGATGGCAGAAGGAACTTGACTATTGGTGTTTCAGATAACTCTATAATTTTGAGGTCCCAAGGTCAATGTGTTCAAAGGAAAGATTTTCTTGACAATCAGTTCCCTGTTATAGCATCTCCCGTGAGTTCAGCAAGTTCTCCCTTTCTGAATACTACGAGATGTAATGACAATTGGCCAACAGCTAGTCAATCATCTCTTCTTGAAGCAAATTCTTTTGGTACCAGTGTCTACTCACACCACGCTATGCCCAGGGATTTGGGAAACAACGGATCTACTTTGGAGGTACCTATGTCTTCTAATTTACATAACCCTTTAAACTCAGCGTGTCCTCAAGTACCTGACACTAGAACAGAGATGCAATGCCTGACAACGATAATTGACAATGTTTCTGGAGTGAAGATGAATTTTAGCCCTCGACAAGATTGGCACGACTTTGAACCGGATTCAGCTCATGTTCCAAGCCTTGTATGCAGCTCCGCTCACACATTTCTTCCTCCAGATGGTGGCCAGAG GCAGCAGCAGCATCATGAATTTGAAAACGCGGCTGTAGATGTGAAACAAGAATATTTAGAGGAGCAAAAGAAGCTGGCAGGGAATAATGCTTATGGCCAGATGGGATAG
- the LOC116005840 gene encoding uncharacterized protein LOC116005840 produces MENSKNALDSQRYSEESDQLERSTRKRKVTDDAAGTASTEPTETTPLEQLSPAEVEVVSETPLNDPTGTAMQIEGDGGINHEAVADHATESPPQASIMDALPRSYRDSVVGSGSGAAPFLLANLSDDEVEADPMGNEDLGLEDSDPLCPRIRFTAKEKDQIRAPWRQSLIIKVMGRRVGYAYLLHRLNTMWHPKGRMELIALENDYFLVRFGMVEDLEFAKFESHWMILDHYLIIKDWVPNFDPFEDAIEKVLVWVRFPNILVEYYNLLCLRRIDNKLGRTVRIDHTTSLVSRGKLARVCVEIDITKPLLPTFTLEDKVWKVAYEGIHLVCFSCGLYGHRLDSCPHTPVEQAGNETDMGQEVAD; encoded by the coding sequence atggaaaattcaaaaaacGCTCTCGACTCCCAACGGTACTCGGAGGAATCCGATCAGCTTGAGCGAAGCACGCGGAAGAGAAAGGTGACTGATGATGCCGCCGGCACTGCGTCGACGGAGCCGACCGAGACTACGCCCCTGGAGCAGCTGTCGCCTGCGGAAGTGGAGGTTGTCTCTGAAACGCCACTGAATGATCCCACGGGTACGGCCATGCAGATCGAAGGCGATGGCGGGATTAATCACGAAGCAGTGGCTGACCATGCTACTGAGTCGCCACCGCAAGCGTCGATCATGGATGCCTTGCCTAGATCTTATCGTGATTCAGTGGTGGGCAGCGGCTCAGGAGCGGCTCCTTTTTTGCTGGCGAACCTATCAGACGACGAGGTTGAGGCCGATCCGATGGGGAATGAAGATCTGGGGCTAGAGGATTCCGATCCCCTTTGTCCTAGGATTCGATTCACTGCGAAGGAGAAGGATCAGATCAGGGCACCGTGGAGGCAATCTTTGATTATCAAAGTGATGGGTCGCCGTGTAGGTTATGCATATCTTCTGCATCGTTTGAACACGATGTGGCATCCAAAAGGACGTATGGAATTAATAGCGTTGGAGAATGACTACTTTCTGGTCCGTTTCGGGATGGTGGAGGATCTGGAATTCGCTAAATTTGAAAGCCATTGGATGATCTTAGATCACTACCTGATTATAAAGGATTGGGTGCCAAATTTTGACCCTTTTGAGGACGCAATCGAGAAGGTGTTGGTGTGGGTGCGATTTCCGAATATCCTAGTGGAATATTATAATCTCCTTTGCTTGAGGAGAATCGACAACAAACTTGGGAGAACCGTTCGCATAGATCACACGACAAGTTTGGTTTCTAGGGGGAAATTAGCAAGAGTTTGCGTTGAAATCGATATCACAAAGCCGCTTCTTCCAACTTTTACTTTGGAAGACAAGGTTTGGAAGGTGGCGTACGAGGGCATTCATCTGGTGTGTTTCTCTTGTGGACTTTATGGCCATCGCCTAGATTCTTGCCCTCACACTCCGGTGGAACAAGCGGGAAACGAAACAGACATGGGTCAAGAGGTGGCTGACTAG
- the LOC116007561 gene encoding two-component response regulator ARR12-like isoform X1 — protein MTVEQRNDKQNDQFPLGMRVLAVDDNPTCLMVLENLLRKCQYHVTTTNQAIQALQLLRENKNQFDLVISDVDMPDMDGFKLLELVGLEMDLPVIMLSAYSDTNLVMKGITHGACDYLLKPVRIEELKNIWQHVLRRKKFDCKEQKISNKPDGESGELGRGFRGMGETDRNGKLTRKRKDQSDDEDEELDENGGRNEDPSAQKKPRVVWSVELHQKFVAAVNHLGIDKAMPKRILELMNVEKLTRENVASHLQKYRIYLKRLNSVASQHANMVSVLGSADPSYLRMGSLNNIGNIPFITGCTQFSDAPLRSISSGSVLTRLNTPSGIGMCGFAPSSMIQLANAPNSSSSITSEINFRQSIQPGNQDMDILEGMPMPLGTDQVNNNLGVTHLYPFSNGVPERKIDVDGRRNLTIGVSDNSIILRSQGQCVQRKDFLDNQFPVIASPVSSASSPFLNTTRCNDNWPTASQSSLLEANSFGTSVYSHHAMPRDLGNNGSTLEVPMSSNLHNPLNSACPQVPDTRTEMQCLTTIIDNVSGVKMNFSPRQDWHDFEPDSAHVPSLVCSSAHTFLPPDGGQRQQQHHEFENAAVDVKQEYLEEQKKLAGNNAYGQMG, from the exons ATGACTGTAGAGCAGAGGAATGATAAGCAAAATGATCAGTTTCCACTGGGGATGAGAGTGTTGGCTGTGGATGACAACCCAACTTGCCTCATGGTGTTGGAAAATCTGCTTCGGAAATGCCAGTACCATG TCACGACAACAAACCAGGCCATCCAGGCATTGCAATTATTACGAGAGAACAAAAATCAGTTTGATTTGGTCATTAGTGATGTTGATATGCCAGATATGGATGGTTTCAAGCTGCTAGAGCTTGTAGGGCTGGAGATGGATTTACCTGTCATAA TGCTATCAGCATATAGTGATACCAACCTTGTGATGAAGGGTATCACCCACGGAGCTTGTGATTATTTGCTGAAGCCTGTCCGCATTGAAGAGCTAAAGAACATATGGCAACATGTATTAAGGAGAAAGAAGTTTGACTGCAAGGAGCAGAAAATTTCTAACAAACCTGATGGTGAGTCTGGTGAACTAGGCAGAGGGTTCAGAGGGATGGGAGAAACTGATCGGAATGGTAAGCTTACCAGGAAAAGGAAGGACCAGAGTGATGACGAAGATGAGGAGCTGGATGAAAACGGTGGGCGAAATGAGGACCCATCAGCTCAGAAAAAACCTCGTGTTGTTTGGTCAGTAGAATTGCACCAAAAATTTGTTGCTGCAGTTAATCACCTGGGAATTGATA AGGCTATGCCTAAAAGAATTTTAGAGTTGATGAATGTGGAGAAGCTGACCCGAGAAAATGTGGCAAGTCATCTCCAG AAATACAGAATTTACCTCAAAAGACTTAATTCTGTTGCATCGCAGCATGCCAACATGGTTTCAGTTTTGGGAAGTGCAGATCCTAGCTACTTAAGAATGGGTTCTCTGAATAATATTGGAAATATCCCTTTTATAACTGGCTGTACTCAATTTTCAGATGCCCCGCTCAGATCCATCTCATCTGGTTCAGTGCTTACTAGACTGAACACTCCTTCTGGAATTGGGATGTGTGGGTTTGCCCCTTCTAGCATGATTCAGCTGGCTAATGCACCTAATTCTAGCAGTTCAATCACTAGCGAAATTAACTTTCGGCAGTCCATACAGCCTGGAAACCAAGATATGGATATTCTTGAAGGGATGCCAATGCCATTAGGAACTGATCAAGTGAACAATAATCTGGGAGTTACTCATCTTTATCCTTTTTCTAATGGTGTGCCAGAAAGAAAAATAGATGTTGATGGCAGAAGGAACTTGACTATTGGTGTTTCAGATAACTCTATAATTTTGAGGTCCCAAGGTCAATGTGTTCAAAGGAAAGATTTTCTTGACAATCAGTTCCCTGTTATAGCATCTCCCGTGAGTTCAGCAAGTTCTCCCTTTCTGAATACTACGAGATGTAATGACAATTGGCCAACAGCTAGTCAATCATCTCTTCTTGAAGCAAATTCTTTTGGTACCAGTGTCTACTCACACCACGCTATGCCCAGGGATTTGGGAAACAACGGATCTACTTTGGAGGTACCTATGTCTTCTAATTTACATAACCCTTTAAACTCAGCGTGTCCTCAAGTACCTGACACTAGAACAGAGATGCAATGCCTGACAACGATAATTGACAATGTTTCTGGAGTGAAGATGAATTTTAGCCCTCGACAAGATTGGCACGACTTTGAACCGGATTCAGCTCATGTTCCAAGCCTTGTATGCAGCTCCGCTCACACATTTCTTCCTCCAGATGGTGGCCAGAG GCAGCAGCAGCATCATGAATTTGAAAACGCGGCTGTAGATGTGAAACAAGAATATTTAGAGGAGCAAAAGAAGCTGGCAGGGAATAATGCTTATGGCCAGATGGGATAG
- the LOC116007561 gene encoding two-component response regulator ARR12-like isoform X2, with amino-acid sequence MTVEQRNDKQNDQFPLGMRVLAVDDNPTCLMVLENLLRKCQYHVTTTNQAIQALQLLRENKNQFDLVISDVDMPDMDGFKLLELVGLEMDLPVIMLSAYSDTNLVMKGITHGACDYLLKPVRIEELKNIWQHVLRRKKFDCKEQKISNKPDGESGELGRGFRGMGETDRNGKLTRKRKDQSDDEDEELDENGGRNEDPSAQKKPRVVWSVELHQKFVAAVNHLGIDKAMPKRILELMNVEKLTRENVASHLQKYRIYLKRLNSVASQHANMVSVLGSADPSYLRMGSLNNIGNIPFITGCTQFSDAPLRSISSGSVLTRLNTPSGIGMCGFAPSSMIQLANAPNSSSSITSEINFRQSIQPGNQDMDILEGMPMPLGTDQVNNNLGVTHLYPFSNGVPERKIDVDGRRNLTIGVSDNSIILRSQGQCVQRKDFLDNQFPVIASPVSSASSPFLNTTRCNDNWPTASQSSLLEANSFGTSVYSHHAMPRDLGNNGSTLEMNFSPRQDWHDFEPDSAHVPSLVCSSAHTFLPPDGGQRQQQHHEFENAAVDVKQEYLEEQKKLAGNNAYGQMG; translated from the exons ATGACTGTAGAGCAGAGGAATGATAAGCAAAATGATCAGTTTCCACTGGGGATGAGAGTGTTGGCTGTGGATGACAACCCAACTTGCCTCATGGTGTTGGAAAATCTGCTTCGGAAATGCCAGTACCATG TCACGACAACAAACCAGGCCATCCAGGCATTGCAATTATTACGAGAGAACAAAAATCAGTTTGATTTGGTCATTAGTGATGTTGATATGCCAGATATGGATGGTTTCAAGCTGCTAGAGCTTGTAGGGCTGGAGATGGATTTACCTGTCATAA TGCTATCAGCATATAGTGATACCAACCTTGTGATGAAGGGTATCACCCACGGAGCTTGTGATTATTTGCTGAAGCCTGTCCGCATTGAAGAGCTAAAGAACATATGGCAACATGTATTAAGGAGAAAGAAGTTTGACTGCAAGGAGCAGAAAATTTCTAACAAACCTGATGGTGAGTCTGGTGAACTAGGCAGAGGGTTCAGAGGGATGGGAGAAACTGATCGGAATGGTAAGCTTACCAGGAAAAGGAAGGACCAGAGTGATGACGAAGATGAGGAGCTGGATGAAAACGGTGGGCGAAATGAGGACCCATCAGCTCAGAAAAAACCTCGTGTTGTTTGGTCAGTAGAATTGCACCAAAAATTTGTTGCTGCAGTTAATCACCTGGGAATTGATA AGGCTATGCCTAAAAGAATTTTAGAGTTGATGAATGTGGAGAAGCTGACCCGAGAAAATGTGGCAAGTCATCTCCAG AAATACAGAATTTACCTCAAAAGACTTAATTCTGTTGCATCGCAGCATGCCAACATGGTTTCAGTTTTGGGAAGTGCAGATCCTAGCTACTTAAGAATGGGTTCTCTGAATAATATTGGAAATATCCCTTTTATAACTGGCTGTACTCAATTTTCAGATGCCCCGCTCAGATCCATCTCATCTGGTTCAGTGCTTACTAGACTGAACACTCCTTCTGGAATTGGGATGTGTGGGTTTGCCCCTTCTAGCATGATTCAGCTGGCTAATGCACCTAATTCTAGCAGTTCAATCACTAGCGAAATTAACTTTCGGCAGTCCATACAGCCTGGAAACCAAGATATGGATATTCTTGAAGGGATGCCAATGCCATTAGGAACTGATCAAGTGAACAATAATCTGGGAGTTACTCATCTTTATCCTTTTTCTAATGGTGTGCCAGAAAGAAAAATAGATGTTGATGGCAGAAGGAACTTGACTATTGGTGTTTCAGATAACTCTATAATTTTGAGGTCCCAAGGTCAATGTGTTCAAAGGAAAGATTTTCTTGACAATCAGTTCCCTGTTATAGCATCTCCCGTGAGTTCAGCAAGTTCTCCCTTTCTGAATACTACGAGATGTAATGACAATTGGCCAACAGCTAGTCAATCATCTCTTCTTGAAGCAAATTCTTTTGGTACCAGTGTCTACTCACACCACGCTATGCCCAGGGATTTGGGAAACAACGGATCTACTTTGGAG ATGAATTTTAGCCCTCGACAAGATTGGCACGACTTTGAACCGGATTCAGCTCATGTTCCAAGCCTTGTATGCAGCTCCGCTCACACATTTCTTCCTCCAGATGGTGGCCAGAG GCAGCAGCAGCATCATGAATTTGAAAACGCGGCTGTAGATGTGAAACAAGAATATTTAGAGGAGCAAAAGAAGCTGGCAGGGAATAATGCTTATGGCCAGATGGGATAG